The sequence GTCGGTGCGGATCAGCTCGCCCGGGTCGAAGTCGAACGGCCGGTAGCGCCAGGACGCGCCGCCGTAGAAGACCGTCCCACCGCCCAGATTGGTGGTGCTCCACGGCCAGCCGCCGTCGTTCCAGCCGCCGTCCCCGTCGCGGGCGACGGCCTGCCGGCTCAGGTCGTCCAACTCGTCGTGACCCAGTCCGGGCGGCAGCCGGTAGCCCTCCTCGATCATCAGGACGTCCAGGCCCTGGCGGACCAGCCGCTCGGCCGCGACCGCGCCGCTGGCGCCGCTGCCGATCACGCAGACGTCCCAGATCCGGTCCGCGGCGGCGGGCTCCAGGCCGTCCCGGTGGGAGCGGCCGAGCGGTTCCGGATCGCGGGCGTGCGGGGCGTCCTGGGGGAGGGTGCCCCTCAGTCGCTTCATGTGCTCCCTTTCGTCTGCGGGTTGCCGGTTCGCGCCTGGACGGTTCGCGCCGGGCCGGTGGGCGCGGAGGTGGGCGGTGCGGCGGTGGCCGGTGCGGCGGGCGGCGGCTCGCCGGGGCCGGTCGCCGCGGCCCAGGCGGCGCACAGCTCGGCGAAGCGGCCGCCGCCGTCGGCGAGTTCGCCGGGCGGGCCGTCCTCGACGACGGCGCCGCCCTCGATCACCAGGACGCGGTCGGCGATCGCCAGCGTCGACAACCGGTGCGCGATCAGCAGGGCACTGCGGCCGGCCAGCACCCGGGCGAGCGCGTCGTGCACGGCCCGTTCGGTCGGGGTGTCCATCGCGGAGGTCGCCTCGTCGAGAATGAGGACCCGCGGCGAGGTCAGCATCACCCGGGCCAGCGCGATGAGTTGGCGCTGTCCCGCGGAGAGGGCGGCGCCGCGCTTGTGGACGTCGGTGTCGTAGCCGTCGGGCAGCCGGCCGATGAACGCGTCCGCCCCGACCGCCTCGGCGGCGGCGCGGACCTGGGCCCGGTCGGCGCCCGGGCGGCCCAGCGCGATGTTGTCGGCGACCGAGCCGGAGAACAGGAACGCCTCCTGGGTGACCATCGAGACGGCGCCGCGCAGCTCCGGGTCGGCGAGGTCCCTGAGGTCCACGCCGTCCAGCGTGATCCGGCCGGCCGTCGGGTCGTAGAACCGGGCGAGCAGCTTCGCGATGGTCGACTTCCCGGCCCCCGTGGTGCCGACCAGGGCGACGGTGCGGCCCGGCGCGAGGTCGAGGTCCAGGCCCGCGAGGACCGGCGGGGCGCCCTGCGCGTACCCGAACCGCACCCGCTCGAAGCGGACCGCTCCCGGCGCCGCCGCGGCCGGCAGCGCGCGCGGCCGGCCCGGTTCGGGCAGCGGGGCCCGCTCCGCCAGCAGGGCGCCGATCCTCTCCAGGCCGGCCGAGGCGGCGGCGAAGGCGTTGGCGAAGCTCGCCAGCTCGTCGATCGGGTCGTAGAGCCGGTGCACGTACAGCAGGAAGGCGGTCAGGTCACCCGGCTCCAGCCGGCCCTGCGCGATCCGTACGGAGCCCAGCGCCAGCAGCACGGCCAACGACAGGTTGCCGATCAGCTTGACGCCGCCGCTGAACAGCGCGCTCACCCGGCCGGACTGCAGCCGCGCGGCCGCGTACCCCGCGTCCAGCTCCCGCAGCCGGGCCGCGTTGCGCGCCTCCCGCCGGAAGGCCTGGACGGCCCGGATGCCGTTGTACGCCTCGGAGGTGTGCCGCACCACCTCCTCGGTGGCGGCCCGGGTCCGGCGGTAGGCGTGCCGCGAACCCCGGCGGAACCAGCGGGTCAGCAGCACCAGGGGGACGAAGAACGCGATCACCGCGGTGGCCATCGGCAGGTCGAGCCAGAGCATCACGGCGACGATGCCGACCATCGAGAACAGCGCGGAGAACAGCCCGTCCAGGCCGGTCTCCAGTACTTCCTCGACCGCCTCGACGTCGCCGGACAGCCGGGCCACCACCCGCCCGGACGGCGTCGCCTCGTGGAACGCGAGCGGCTGCGCCATGACGTGGCCGAAGGTGTGCCGCCGCAGGTCGAACAGCAGGCTCTGGGCGATTCCGCCGGAGTACCGCAGGAAGCCGTACTTGAGGGTGGCGGTCGCCTGGCCGGCGGCCAGCGCGGCTGCCGCGCAGCCGGCGAGCACCCCCCAGCGGCCGTCGGCCGCCGCAGGCAGGCCGCGGTCGATGGCGGCCGCGACCAGCAGCGGGGTGGCCAGGCCGCAGAGGTTCTCCAGCACCGCCAGGGCGACGGCGACCGCCAGCCGGTGGCGGTGCGGGCGCAGCAGCAGGCGCAGCAGGGCGTTCCGCCGGTCGGTCAGCAGCCGGTCGGTCGGCGGACGGTCGGCACCCGGTCGGTCGGCAGCCGGTCGATCGGCGGTCGGCGGTCGGTCGGTGGTCGGTCGGTCCGTCGACGGTCGGTCGGTCGGCAGGTGGTCGGCACCGGTGCTCATCGGACGTCCACCGCCCGGCCCGCCGTCCCCGGCACCAGCGTGGCGGGGGTCGCCAGCAGCCGCCGGTACTCGCCGTGGCGGGCCATCAGCTCCTCGTGGCCGCCGACGGCGGCGACCCGCCCGTCCACCAGCAGCGCCACCTGGTCGGCGAGTCGCAGGGTGCCGGGGCGGTGCGCCGCGAACACCGTCGTCACACCGCCCAGGACGGTCCGCAGGGCGTGCTCCACCTCGCGCTCGGTCCGCACGTCGAGCGCGGACAGCGCGTCGTCCAGGACCAGCACGGCGGGGCGCGGCAGGACGGCGCGGGCGAGCGCCAGCCGCTGGCGCTGCCCGCCGGACAGGGCCAGGCCCTCCTCGCCGATCCGGGTGTCCAGCCGCTCGGGCAGCGCGGCCACGAAGCCGTCCGCCCGGGCGATCCGCAGCGCCTCGTGGATCCGGGCGTCCTCGCAGTCCTCGGCGCCGAGCGCGACGTTGTCCCGGACCGTCCCGGAGAACAGCACCGGGTCGTCGAAGGCGCAGCAGACCGCGGCCCGCAGGTCGTCGAGGGGGAGCTCGCGCAGGTCCACGCCGTCGAGGGTGATCCGGCCCGAGGTCGGGTCGTCGAGGCGGGCGAGCAGGGCGAGCAGGGTGCTCTTGCCGGAGCCGCTGGCGCCGACCAGCGCCAGCGAGCTGCCGGCCGGGACGGTCAGGTCGATGCCGCGCAGCGCCGGCACGGCCGCGCCGGGGTGGGTGTGGTGGAGGTCCTCCAGGGCGAGTTCGCCGCGCGGCGGGCGGAGGCGGCGGTGCGGGCGGGCCGGCTCGGCGACCGTCAGCGGCTCGTCCCGCAGCTGCCAGTACCGGTCGGCGGCCGCGGCGGCGGTGCTGGCGTCGGCGATCAGCCAGCCCAGGGTGTCGGCCGGCCAGCGCAGGTAGGTGGCGACGCTGACCGCCGCCATCAGGGTGCCGAGGGTGAGGTCGCCGGTGGCCACCCGGTGGCCGCCGTAGCCGATCAGGGCGACCACCGCGAGTTCGGGCAGCGCGGTGATCACCCACCACAGGGCGGCGGTGAGGGAGAGCTTGCGCAGTTCGGTCAGCCGCAGCCGGCGGGCCCGGCCGAGGAACCGGGCGACCGTTCCCGGCCCGCGGCCGAAGGCCTTCAGCACCCGGATGCCGAGCACGGACTCCTCGACGGTCGTCATCAGGTCGCCGGACTGCTCCTGGGCGGAGCGCGCGACGCTCCGGAACCGGCGCTCGAAGGCGGTGGTGGCCAGCACCATCGGGGCGTACGCGGCCAGCACCAGCACGGCCAGGGCGGGAGCGAGCACGGCCAGGACGACCAGGCCGGCCACCAGGGCGAGCACGTTCACCAGCAGGTAGACCGCGGAGAACGCGGCGAACCGGCCGATCTCGGCCACGTCGGAGACCGTCCGGGACAGCAGTTGGCCGGACGACCAGCGGATGTGGAAGGACTGCGGCAGCCGGTGCAGGTGCGCCGACAGGTCCTCGCGCATCGCCGTCTCCAGCCGGTTGACCGGGCGGACCACCAGCAGCCGGCGGGCGCCGAGCAGGACCGCCTCGACGGTGCCGAGCACGGTGAGGCCGACGATCGGCCAGGGCAGGGCGGCGGTGTCCCGGTGGGCGACCGGCCCGTCCACCAGTCGTTGCAGGACCAGCGGCACGGTCAGTCCGGCGAGCATCGAGCCGAGGGCGGCGGCGCAGGCACCGGCCATCGCCCAGCGGTGCGGCCGGAGGTAGCCGGCGCAGCGGCGCAGCGAACCGGGGATCACCGGGCGGCCCCGGCGGCGAGGGCCCGGTGGTAGTGGGCCAGGGCGCGTTCGGTGGCGGTGGCGCCGCCGTACCGCTCGGTCAGCCGGGGCAGCGCCGCCGCGACCGCGGCGCGGTGGACGGCGGGCGAGGTGACGGCCTCGCGCACCGCGTCGGTCAGCGCCCCGACGTCGCCGCGCGGGACGAGCAGCCCGGGGGTGACGTCGCCGACCGTCTCGCGCAGCCCGCCGACCGCGTATCCGGCGACCGGGGTGCCGCAGACCATCGCCTCCAGGGCGCTGCCGCCGAGTTCCTCGTGCACCGATGGCATCACCAGGACGTCCAGCGCGGTCATCACGGCGGGGATGTCGGAGTGCGGCAGGAAGCCGGTGAAGCGGAACCGCGCGGTGAGGCCCGCCGCGGCGACCGCCTGCCGCATCCGCTCGCCCTGCGGGCCGTCGCCGACGACCAGGAAGACGCTGTCCGGGGTGTCGGTCCGCGCGCTCCAGCGGGCGGCCGCGGCGACGAAGTCGCGCCAGCCCTTCTCGTGGGCGATCCGGCCCACGTAGCCGATCACCGCGACGCCGTCCGGGACGCCCAGGGTGCGGACGAACGCCCGGGCGGTGTCCCCGGGCTGGCGCTCGACCGGGCCGACCGAGTCGGGCACGACGTCGATCAGCTCGCGGCTCATCGGCATCTCCCGGGCGACCACGTCGGCGGTGCGTTCGGTGAGCGTGGAGACGCGTGCGGCGCGGCGCAGCGCCCGGCGTTCGGCGGCGTGCACCAGCCGGTGCTGGAGGCGGTCGACCCGGGACATCGGCTCGTACACCGAGAGCCGCGAGCAGTGCAGGGTGACGCAGTAGGGCGCGGCCAGCAGCCGGGCCGCCAGGGGTCCGGCCAGCAGCGCCCACAGCTGCCCGTCGGCGTGCACATGGATCAGGTCGGGCCGCCAGCTGCGGCGCAGCCGCAGGCAGGCGGCGAGCGCGCCGAGCAGCCAGGCCTGGTTGAGGCCGGCGATCCCGGTCAGTTCCGACCGCAGCCGCGGCAGCGGTGCCCTGGTCACCCGGACCACCAGACCGGGACGGTCCAGGCGCCGGGCCGGCAGGCCGGGGAACCCGACCGTCAGGACCTGCTGCTCGACGCCGCGTTCGGCCAGCTCCCGCGACAGCCTGAGGATCTGGACCTGCATGCCGCCGACGGCGTCGAACTCGGGGGGCCAGCTGTCGACGCAGTCGTGGTGGAAGAAGGGGGTGAGCCGCAGCACGCGCACGGGAACTCCACGGTGGAAGGCGGGGGGTGACGGGCCGGGTGGCGCGGGTCACCCCGGCGAGGCCGTCGCGGGCGCGCCCAGGACGTCCCGGACGGCGGCCAGCGGCACCGGCACCAGCGGCAGCGCGCCGGTGCGCAGGACCCGGCCGGGCTCCGAGAGCAGCACCATCGGGGTGTGCCCGGGGGCGCAGTCCAGGTAGCCGCGCTTGTTGTCGAAGGCGAGCCAGTTCCCGACCTCGGCCGCGTCGACGTCGGCCGGCAGGGCGGTGTGCAGCCCGGCGGCGGCCACCAGCTCGTGGTGCAGCTCGACGAGCCCGGCGTCGGCGTGGCCGAGCCGGCGGGAGACCTCGGCGGCCACGACCGACCCGATCGCGACGCCGGCGCCGTGGGCGATCGCGCCCCGGGTGGTGTGCTCGACGGCGTGGCCCACGGTGTGGCCGTACTCCAGCACGAGGCCGTCGCGCCGCTCGTGCTTGTCGGCGTGAGTCACCTGCGCCTTGGCGGCGAGGCTCTCGCCGATGATCCAGTGCAGGGCCTCGTCCGCGTACCGGCCGTCGGGCCGCAGCTCGTCGGCGAGCCGCGGTGCCATCGAGGGGCGGATCGCCAGCGCGTTCTTCACCACCTCGCCCATGCCGGAGCGGAGTTCGCGCAGCGGCAGGGTGCGCAGCATCGCGGTGTCGGCGAGCACCTCCACCGGCTGGTGGAAGGTGCCGACCAGGTTCTTGCCGAAGCCGGTGTTGACCGCCTGTTTGAGCGAGAGCACCGAGTCCAGCATGGCGACGACGGTGGTGGGCACGTGCACCAGCCGGATCCCGCGGA comes from Streptomyces sp. TLI_053 and encodes:
- a CDS encoding ABC transporter ATP-binding protein, with the translated sequence MSTGADHLPTDRPSTDRPTTDRPPTADRPAADRPGADRPPTDRLLTDRRNALLRLLLRPHRHRLAVAVALAVLENLCGLATPLLVAAAIDRGLPAAADGRWGVLAGCAAAALAAGQATATLKYGFLRYSGGIAQSLLFDLRRHTFGHVMAQPLAFHEATPSGRVVARLSGDVEAVEEVLETGLDGLFSALFSMVGIVAVMLWLDLPMATAVIAFFVPLVLLTRWFRRGSRHAYRRTRAATEEVVRHTSEAYNGIRAVQAFRREARNAARLRELDAGYAAARLQSGRVSALFSGGVKLIGNLSLAVLLALGSVRIAQGRLEPGDLTAFLLYVHRLYDPIDELASFANAFAAASAGLERIGALLAERAPLPEPGRPRALPAAAAPGAVRFERVRFGYAQGAPPVLAGLDLDLAPGRTVALVGTTGAGKSTIAKLLARFYDPTAGRITLDGVDLRDLADPELRGAVSMVTQEAFLFSGSVADNIALGRPGADRAQVRAAAEAVGADAFIGRLPDGYDTDVHKRGAALSAGQRQLIALARVMLTSPRVLILDEATSAMDTPTERAVHDALARVLAGRSALLIAHRLSTLAIADRVLVIEGGAVVEDGPPGELADGGGRFAELCAAWAAATGPGEPPPAAPATAAPPTSAPTGPARTVQARTGNPQTKGST
- a CDS encoding ABC transporter ATP-binding protein produces the protein MIPGSLRRCAGYLRPHRWAMAGACAAALGSMLAGLTVPLVLQRLVDGPVAHRDTAALPWPIVGLTVLGTVEAVLLGARRLLVVRPVNRLETAMREDLSAHLHRLPQSFHIRWSSGQLLSRTVSDVAEIGRFAAFSAVYLLVNVLALVAGLVVLAVLAPALAVLVLAAYAPMVLATTAFERRFRSVARSAQEQSGDLMTTVEESVLGIRVLKAFGRGPGTVARFLGRARRLRLTELRKLSLTAALWWVITALPELAVVALIGYGGHRVATGDLTLGTLMAAVSVATYLRWPADTLGWLIADASTAAAAADRYWQLRDEPLTVAEPARPHRRLRPPRGELALEDLHHTHPGAAVPALRGIDLTVPAGSSLALVGASGSGKSTLLALLARLDDPTSGRITLDGVDLRELPLDDLRAAVCCAFDDPVLFSGTVRDNVALGAEDCEDARIHEALRIARADGFVAALPERLDTRIGEEGLALSGGQRQRLALARAVLPRPAVLVLDDALSALDVRTEREVEHALRTVLGGVTTVFAAHRPGTLRLADQVALLVDGRVAAVGGHEELMARHGEYRRLLATPATLVPGTAGRAVDVR
- a CDS encoding 2-deoxy-scyllo-inosose synthase, whose translation is MPITMEDASFPYRLGTDCADGIVARLAELGASRYLVVSDTTVAALYGFDLTTRLEKEAGPATLLTHPAGEANKDLATVHRLAEQALELGADRRTAVVALGGGLTGNIAGLLAALLFRGIRLVHVPTTVVAMLDSVLSLKQAVNTGFGKNLVGTFHQPVEVLADTAMLRTLPLRELRSGMGEVVKNALAIRPSMAPRLADELRPDGRYADEALHWIIGESLAAKAQVTHADKHERRDGLVLEYGHTVGHAVEHTTRGAIAHGAGVAIGSVVAAEVSRRLGHADAGLVELHHELVAAAGLHTALPADVDAAEVGNWLAFDNKRGYLDCAPGHTPMVLLSEPGRVLRTGALPLVPVPLAAVRDVLGAPATASPG
- a CDS encoding glycosyltransferase family 4 protein, producing MRVLRLTPFFHHDCVDSWPPEFDAVGGMQVQILRLSRELAERGVEQQVLTVGFPGLPARRLDRPGLVVRVTRAPLPRLRSELTGIAGLNQAWLLGALAACLRLRRSWRPDLIHVHADGQLWALLAGPLAARLLAAPYCVTLHCSRLSVYEPMSRVDRLQHRLVHAAERRALRRAARVSTLTERTADVVAREMPMSRELIDVVPDSVGPVERQPGDTARAFVRTLGVPDGVAVIGYVGRIAHEKGWRDFVAAAARWSARTDTPDSVFLVVGDGPQGERMRQAVAAAGLTARFRFTGFLPHSDIPAVMTALDVLVMPSVHEELGGSALEAMVCGTPVAGYAVGGLRETVGDVTPGLLVPRGDVGALTDAVREAVTSPAVHRAAVAAALPRLTERYGGATATERALAHYHRALAAGAAR